In a single window of the Candidatus Hydrogenedentota bacterium genome:
- a CDS encoding DEAD/DEAH box helicase translates to MRKKEALGEEAAGRIRESAAQAIVDAIREVGGREVFFAGSLDGEGLVAKVRVWARGTEGAVPAVHHGLKKGEVVIHNHPSGNVAPSDADVQLASIFGFNGHGVYIVDNSVTRVFVVVEPLRSEAKFRLNPAELAELFSPASALARTLPHFEVRPQQIRMMEHVAAAFNDEGIAVVEAPTGVGKTMAYLAPAVLWALRNKERVVISTRTINLQEQIVHKDIPALQKALGLPFNAVLVKGRSNYLCIRKLRRALSEATLLKDEKEEEILKAVAEWAEHTKDGSLADLPFVPPRDLWAGICSESDTCRLSACPDPKRCFVGRARRDMAKADILVANHHMTFSDLAVKRETGSFTSAGVLPAYRRIIFDEAHNIEDSATDYFGVEATRLGALAAIGRFVRSETGVERGLIPYLKLKLMRDVNGPSVEEYVSILDLIDNKLLPALAATRHALTAAFDAIRQFTSASCGQIGREIKWRLTEEVLAMPELRRIHGELVLPSVEETNTCAKLVTLLLTKIRDIPAPADGSDSPFMTECFQLEAYGDRLRRLASALAEGTDAVLAPNTVRWIEIDSQNKAIVRIIRCPLEVGKPMAEWVFPSLTAVVMTSATLSVGHTFEFLKSRIGLDRVDDREVETLALDSPFDFQKQAILAIPTDLPNPDAKEFLDASVESVRNIVRITNGHAFVLFTSFYALDYTYKHLELELKDAGITPLKQGAIARTRLLDRFRKEHSSVLFGTDSFWEGVDVAGSALQCVILTKLPFRVPTEPVLQARAEAIDGAGGNSFMEYTVPQAVVKFRQGFGRLIRRKTDRGAIVVLDRRIMTKHYGRVFLQSLPEMNRIAGPSTEIYEALQGFFLQQPETDR, encoded by the coding sequence ATGCGCAAGAAAGAGGCACTGGGAGAAGAAGCGGCGGGCCGAATTCGAGAATCCGCCGCGCAAGCAATCGTAGACGCTATCCGCGAAGTGGGAGGTCGCGAAGTCTTCTTCGCCGGTTCGTTGGATGGAGAAGGCCTTGTGGCCAAGGTACGGGTCTGGGCCAGGGGGACCGAAGGAGCCGTTCCTGCCGTACATCACGGACTCAAGAAGGGTGAGGTGGTCATCCATAACCACCCGTCGGGAAACGTTGCTCCTTCGGACGCCGATGTACAGCTTGCCTCCATCTTTGGTTTCAATGGACACGGCGTCTATATCGTCGACAACAGCGTGACCCGAGTCTTCGTGGTGGTCGAACCGTTGCGCAGCGAGGCCAAGTTTCGCCTGAATCCGGCAGAACTCGCAGAGCTGTTCTCCCCGGCAAGCGCCCTAGCCCGCACGTTACCGCACTTTGAAGTTCGTCCTCAGCAAATCCGCATGATGGAGCACGTGGCAGCGGCCTTTAATGACGAGGGTATTGCCGTGGTCGAAGCGCCGACCGGTGTTGGCAAAACCATGGCGTATCTTGCTCCTGCTGTTCTTTGGGCCTTGAGAAACAAGGAACGCGTCGTCATATCGACGCGCACAATCAACCTCCAGGAGCAGATAGTCCATAAAGACATTCCCGCGTTACAGAAAGCGCTTGGACTGCCTTTCAATGCCGTTCTCGTAAAAGGGCGCTCTAACTACCTGTGCATTCGCAAGTTGCGCCGCGCGTTGTCGGAAGCGACACTGCTTAAAGATGAGAAGGAAGAAGAGATCCTGAAAGCGGTTGCCGAGTGGGCGGAGCATACGAAAGACGGCAGCCTGGCCGATTTGCCCTTTGTTCCACCCAGGGATCTGTGGGCAGGCATCTGCTCCGAGTCCGACACCTGCCGGCTTTCCGCGTGTCCCGATCCGAAGCGTTGCTTCGTAGGCCGGGCCAGACGGGACATGGCTAAAGCAGACATTCTTGTCGCCAATCACCATATGACCTTCTCGGACCTTGCCGTTAAACGCGAAACCGGCAGTTTCACCTCCGCGGGCGTGCTGCCTGCTTATCGCCGAATCATCTTCGACGAGGCGCACAACATTGAGGACTCGGCCACGGACTATTTCGGAGTGGAAGCTACGCGTTTAGGCGCGTTGGCAGCCATCGGCCGTTTCGTCCGCTCCGAGACGGGGGTGGAGCGCGGCCTGATTCCGTATCTGAAATTGAAACTTATGCGCGATGTCAACGGGCCAAGCGTGGAAGAATACGTCTCCATACTCGACCTCATCGATAACAAGCTCCTGCCCGCACTTGCCGCGACGCGGCACGCGTTGACCGCTGCGTTCGATGCGATTCGACAATTCACTTCAGCCTCCTGCGGCCAAATCGGCCGTGAAATAAAATGGCGCCTTACGGAAGAAGTCCTTGCCATGCCCGAATTGCGGCGCATTCACGGTGAATTGGTGTTGCCCTCCGTCGAAGAAACCAATACGTGCGCAAAGCTCGTGACTCTTCTGTTGACCAAGATTAGAGATATTCCGGCTCCCGCGGATGGCTCCGACTCGCCATTCATGACGGAGTGCTTCCAACTCGAAGCCTACGGAGATCGACTCCGGCGACTGGCCTCCGCCCTCGCCGAGGGTACCGACGCAGTTCTTGCTCCGAACACCGTGCGTTGGATCGAGATCGATTCGCAGAATAAGGCTATTGTGCGCATCATTCGTTGTCCGCTTGAAGTAGGAAAACCAATGGCCGAGTGGGTGTTTCCGAGCTTGACCGCCGTCGTCATGACTTCGGCCACGTTGTCGGTTGGACATACCTTTGAGTTTCTCAAATCGAGAATTGGACTTGATCGCGTCGATGATCGCGAGGTCGAAACCTTGGCACTCGACTCGCCCTTCGACTTCCAGAAGCAGGCGATTCTGGCCATACCGACGGACCTGCCAAATCCCGATGCAAAGGAGTTTCTCGATGCCTCGGTCGAGAGCGTGCGCAACATCGTGCGAATCACGAACGGCCATGCCTTCGTGTTGTTTACGTCATTCTACGCTCTCGATTACACCTACAAGCATCTGGAACTCGAGTTGAAGGATGCGGGCATTACCCCGCTTAAGCAGGGAGCCATTGCTCGCACGCGATTGCTCGACCGCTTCCGTAAGGAGCACTCGAGCGTGTTGTTCGGCACGGATAGCTTCTGGGAAGGTGTTGACGTTGCCGGCTCCGCGTTGCAGTGTGTTATACTCACAAAACTACCGTTTCGCGTACCGACTGAGCCTGTTTTGCAGGCACGGGCCGAGGCCATTGACGGCGCCGGAGGCAATTCGTTCATGGAGTACACGGTCCCTCAGGCGGTCGTGAAGTTCCGGCAGGGGTTCGGCCGGCTCATCCGACGAAAAACCGACCGAGGGGCTATCGTTGTATTGGACCGTCGCATAATGACCAAACACTACGGCAGAGTCTTCCTGCAATCCCTCCCTGAAATGAACCGGATTGCGGGACCCAGCACCGAAATCTACGAAGCCCTTCAGGGTTTCTTTTTACAACAACCGGAGACCGATCGATGA
- a CDS encoding carbohydrate-binding family 9-like protein, which translates to MSKNSSSPEYTIKRAAQSPSLEEGWDGPSWNKANTIAIKNWYPKNVEHRPETEAKVLYDTSGLYVMFRVRDRYVRAVTTDYQGPVCTDSCVEFFVEPREGKGYFNFEINCIGTLLLCYIEDPTRTADGFVKYTKIPKELGSLVQIRSSLKGPLSEELTEPTEWTLAYHVPWKVLESYVGPIGDPAGQTWRANFFKCGDKTSHPHWGTWSPIGEQLNFHQPRYFKPVFIEP; encoded by the coding sequence GTGTCGAAGAACTCATCGTCCCCTGAGTACACGATAAAGAGGGCCGCTCAATCGCCTTCCCTGGAGGAGGGATGGGACGGACCGTCTTGGAACAAGGCCAACACAATTGCCATCAAGAACTGGTACCCCAAAAACGTGGAGCACCGTCCCGAGACCGAAGCGAAAGTGCTTTACGATACGTCGGGCCTTTACGTTATGTTTCGCGTGCGCGATCGGTATGTGCGCGCCGTAACGACAGACTATCAAGGACCCGTTTGCACCGATTCGTGTGTGGAGTTCTTTGTGGAGCCGCGCGAGGGGAAAGGGTATTTCAATTTCGAAATCAACTGCATCGGCACTCTGTTGCTCTGCTACATCGAAGATCCTACGCGAACGGCAGATGGCTTCGTAAAATACACGAAGATCCCGAAAGAACTTGGATCACTTGTCCAAATCCGTTCATCTCTTAAGGGCCCGCTCAGTGAAGAACTGACTGAACCTACAGAATGGACCTTGGCATATCATGTCCCCTGGAAAGTATTAGAGTCTTACGTAGGACCCATCGGGGACCCGGCTGGCCAGACGTGGCGGGCAAACTTCTTCAAGTGCGGCGACAAGACTTCCCATCCGCATTGGGGCACCTGGTCACCCATAGGCGAACAACTCAACTTCCATCAGCCACGCTACTTCAAGCCTGTCTTCATCGAGCCTTGA
- a CDS encoding peptidoglycan-binding protein, which produces MKRPTLRLNDGFEHTSPDLRDDVRELQRFLNQEGFGLGLDGLFGRETEMAVKRFQRDHGLDDDGIVGEMTWSLLAGTPLPDPETVMDTSYPSDYPQLMAQLEDARKYRSFIEEGATVCGVRPAIICGLGSRESGWGMLLKPKGPAGTGDATPRSNTKPYRIGPLPPDGAGFGRGLLQIDYDAHEFARTGNWQDPRENILYGCGVLKNSIMLIKRRKGLEGIKLIRAALAGYNCGPSNVITALDQGRSPDFFTAHRDYSKDVLNRAGWFHVHGWD; this is translated from the coding sequence ATGAAGCGCCCCACCCTTCGTCTGAACGATGGTTTCGAGCATACGTCCCCCGACTTAAGGGACGATGTGCGCGAATTGCAGCGATTCTTGAACCAGGAAGGTTTCGGCCTTGGCCTCGATGGCTTGTTCGGCCGCGAAACAGAAATGGCCGTAAAGCGTTTCCAGCGCGATCACGGACTCGATGACGACGGCATTGTCGGCGAGATGACTTGGTCGCTCTTGGCGGGCACGCCGCTGCCCGACCCGGAAACCGTCATGGACACGAGCTATCCCTCGGACTACCCACAACTTATGGCCCAATTGGAGGATGCGCGCAAGTACCGTTCGTTCATTGAAGAAGGTGCAACTGTGTGTGGAGTCCGCCCTGCAATCATTTGCGGGTTGGGATCGCGCGAATCGGGATGGGGTATGCTACTCAAACCCAAAGGCCCGGCGGGTACGGGCGATGCCACACCTAGGTCCAACACGAAACCCTATCGTATCGGCCCGCTGCCGCCCGACGGCGCGGGTTTTGGTCGTGGCTTGCTGCAGATCGACTACGATGCCCACGAATTTGCGCGCACGGGGAATTGGCAAGATCCGCGGGAGAACATCCTCTACGGCTGCGGTGTACTGAAGAACTCCATCATGCTCATCAAGCGGCGTAAGGGCCTTGAGGGCATTAAACTTATTCGCGCCGCGCTGGCAGGATACAATTGTGGACCGAGCAACGTGATCACCGCGCTTGACCAAGGCCGCAGCCCCGACTTCTTCACCGCGCATCGTGACTATTCAAAAGACGTGTTGAATCGCGCAGGCTGGTTTCACGTTCACGGATGGGACTGA
- the hflK gene encoding FtsH protease activity modulator HflK, whose translation MPKPPPIRPEFVGGGGSADFKSVLRFVRAAAGAVVVLCLLLWIMRGGPTYTISAGEEGLVMTFGKYAKTSQPGFHFKLPWPIQTVEKVDIGEVKRIEVGFRSYEQEGTTAYRTFKDTPAMLSEAQMLTGDENVVDCSMAVQFRVKNSRDYLFNFERGQVERMLQAIAEAALRQAVGDHSINDVLTTGKQEIMNEIRDKMQELADTTGAGVSIQAVYLQDVQPPREVAAAFRDVASAREEREKLINEARAYQSGEIPRAEGEAAGIKLEAEAYKESKVAEARGTVQRFVAIAKQYEAAPELTRSRLYLEAMEELLPKVKLTVVDEATGVVNLKSLTGGAEPQVPEAIETSMEGNAQ comes from the coding sequence ATGCCCAAGCCCCCACCTATACGCCCCGAATTCGTTGGAGGAGGCGGTAGCGCGGACTTTAAGTCCGTCTTACGTTTTGTCCGCGCCGCCGCAGGAGCGGTCGTCGTTCTCTGCCTGCTCCTTTGGATCATGCGAGGTGGACCGACATACACCATCTCCGCGGGAGAAGAGGGTCTGGTTATGACCTTCGGAAAATACGCGAAGACCTCGCAACCCGGGTTCCACTTCAAACTGCCTTGGCCCATCCAGACCGTGGAGAAAGTGGACATCGGCGAGGTCAAGCGTATTGAGGTGGGATTCCGCTCGTATGAGCAAGAAGGCACAACTGCCTATAGGACGTTTAAAGATACGCCTGCAATGCTCAGCGAGGCACAAATGCTGACCGGTGATGAGAACGTGGTCGACTGTTCGATGGCCGTTCAGTTTCGGGTCAAGAACTCTCGCGACTATCTCTTCAACTTCGAACGAGGTCAAGTGGAACGCATGCTCCAGGCCATAGCGGAGGCAGCGTTGCGGCAAGCGGTGGGCGACCACTCTATCAACGACGTACTGACTACGGGCAAGCAGGAGATCATGAATGAGATCCGCGATAAGATGCAGGAACTGGCCGACACGACCGGAGCTGGTGTGAGTATTCAAGCCGTGTATTTGCAGGACGTACAACCTCCGCGAGAAGTTGCTGCTGCTTTCAGAGACGTAGCCAGCGCGCGCGAAGAACGCGAGAAACTGATCAATGAAGCGCGGGCCTATCAGAGCGGCGAAATACCACGAGCTGAAGGCGAAGCGGCGGGCATCAAACTGGAAGCAGAAGCCTATAAAGAATCCAAGGTGGCGGAAGCCAGGGGAACCGTGCAGCGATTCGTTGCCATTGCCAAGCAGTATGAGGCCGCGCCTGAGTTGACGCGTTCGCGTCTCTACTTGGAGGCCATGGAGGAACTATTGCCAAAAGTGAAGCTCACGGTTGTGGATGAAGCGACGGGTGTGGTGAATCTGAAGTCGCTAACCGGAGGAGCAGAGCCTCAAGTCCCCGAGGCGATTGAGACTTCGATGGAAGGAAACGCGCAATGA